The Hippoglossus hippoglossus isolate fHipHip1 chromosome 21, fHipHip1.pri, whole genome shotgun sequence genome contains a region encoding:
- the tlk1a gene encoding LOW QUALITY PROTEIN: serine/threonine-protein kinase tousled-like 1 (The sequence of the model RefSeq protein was modified relative to this genomic sequence to represent the inferred CDS: deleted 3 bases in 2 codons), which translates to MSVQSSGSLEGTPSWSQLSTSPTRTVCSATNRGGGRPREGTMEELHSLDPRRQELLEARFMGGVSGSTGGSTGSMSGGTKGLTNNECSNHSFGSLGSSSDKESEGSDVKRGSSPAYSTPEKKQSETTRGRKRKPEIQSESSQGKSIVRGPKISDYFDFQGGNGSSPVRGVPPVLRSPQNSHSYSTQGSAVRQNSSSPTSLSFGDHMMHPKQLAVKFVQTDLTVLKLAALESTKNLDLEKKEGRIDDLLRANCDLRRQIDEQQKLLEKYKERLNKCITMSKKLLIEKSTQEKQACREKSMQDRLRLGHFTTVRHGASFTEQWTDGYAFQNLVKQQECINQQREDIERQRKLLAKRKPSSSSNSQAPTTNSEPKQRKTKAVNGAENDPFLKPSLPQLLTLAEYHEQEEIFKLRLGHLKKEEAEIQAELERLERVRNLHIRELKRINNEDSSQFKDHPTLNERYLLLYLLGRGGFSEVYKAFDLIEQRYAAVKIHQLNKNWREEKKENYHKHACREYRIHKELDHPRIVKLFDYFSLDTDTFCTVMEYCDGNDLDFYLKQHKLMSEKEARSIVMQIVNALKYLNDIKPPIIHYDLKPGNILLVDGTACGEIKITDFGLSKIMDDDNYGVDGMDLTSQGAGTYWYLPPECFVVGKEPPKISNKVDVWSVGVIFFQCLYGRKPFGHNQSQQDILQENTILKATDIQFPVKPVSSNEAKAFIRRCLAYRKEDRIDVYQLGSDPYLLPHMRRSSSSGNLQMSSASSGPASSSIISY; encoded by the exons ATGAGTGTCCAAAGTAGTGGAAGTTTGGAGGGGACGCCATCT TGGTCCCAGCTCTCCACGTCCCCAACACGGACCGTGTGTTCAGCAACAAACCGCGGCGGTGGT AGGCCCCGGGAAG GCACCATGGAGGAGCTGCACAGCCTGGACCCCCGGagacaggagctgctggaggcccGCTTTATGGGCGGGGTCAGCGGCAGCACAGGGGGCAGCACTGGCAGCATGAGCGGGGGAACCAAA GGTTTGACCAATAATGAATGTTCCAATCACAGTTTTGGAAGCCTGGGATCTTCAAGCGACAAGGAATCAGAG GGTTCAGATGTGAAAAGAGGCAGCTCGCCAGCCTATTCG ACCCCAGAGAAGAAACAGTCAGAAACTACAAGAGGCAGAAAAAGGAAACCTGAGatccaatcagagagcagcCAAG GGAAATCCATTGTGCGAGGACCCAAAATAAGTGATTATTTTGAT TTCCAGGGAGGAAATGGGTCCAGTCCTGTGAGAGGTGTGCCACCGGTGCTTCGCTCGCCCCAGAACTCACATTCCTACTCCACTCAGGGCTCTGCT GTTAGACAAAATAGCTCATCTCCCACTAGTCTGTCTTTTGGGGACCACATGATGCATCCAAAGCAACTAGCAGTCAAATTTGTTCAG ACTGACCTTACAGTGTTGAAACTGGCTGCCCTTGAAAGCACTAAGAACCTTGACCTTGAGAAAAAAGAGGGCAGAATAGACGATTTACTAAGG GCAAACTGCGATCTCAGGAGACAGATAGATGAACAACAAAAATTACTTGAAAAGTACAAGGAACGCTTGAATAAATGCATCACCATGAGCAAGAAGTTGCTCATAGAAAAG AGCACTCAAGAGAAGCAGGCGTGTCGAGAGAAGAGCATGCAGGATCGACTACGTTTAGGCCATTTCACCACAGTGAGACATGGTGCCTCGTTCACAGAACAATGGACAGATGGCTATGCCTTCCAAAACCTTGTGAA GCAGCAAGAGTGTATAAACCAACAGAGAGAGGACATCGAGAGGCAAAGAAAACTTCTTGCCAAGAGGAAACCTTCTTCCTCCAGCAACTCCCAAGCACCAACCACAAACTCGGAGCCAAAGCAACGCAAAACCAAGGCAGTGAACGGAGCAGAAAATGATCCCTTTCTAAAACCCAGCCTACCTCAGCT GCTGACACTAGCAGAGTACCATGAACAGGAAGAGATCTTCAAACTGCGACTCGGACATCTTAAGAAG GAAGAAGCTGAGATCCAGGCGGAGCTGGAGCGTCTGGAGAGAGTGCGCAACCTTCACATTCGGGAGCTGAAGAGAATAAACAACGAAGACAGCTCACA ATTCAAAGATCATCCAACGTTGAATGAACGATATTTGCTTCTGTACCTTTTAGGGAGAGGAGGCTTTAGTGAGGTTTACAAG gcttttgactTGATTGAGCAACGATATGCTGCTGTGAAAATCCATCAACTTAACAAGAactggagagaagagaaaaaggagaactATCACAA GCACGCATGTCGGGAGTACAGAATACACAAGGAACTGGACCATCCCCGGATCGTGAAACTTTTCGACTACTTCTCACTGGACACAGACAC ATTTTGCACCGTTATGGAGTACTGCGATGGCAACGACTTGGATTTCTACTTGAAGCAGCATAAGCTAATGTCTGAGAAGGAGGCACGGTCGATAGTAATGCAGATTGTGAATGCACTAAAATACCTGAATGACATCAAACCCCCAATCATTCATTATGACCTTAAGCCAG GTAACATCTTGTTGGTGGATGGCACGGCATGTGGGGAAATCAAAATCACAGACTTTGGTTTGTCCAAAATCATGGATGATGACAACTATGGTGTGGACGGCATGGACCTGACATCACAGGGTGCAGGCACCTATTG GTACTTGCCTCCTGAATGCTTTGTGGTTGGTAAAGAGCCTCCAAAGATCTCCAACAAGGTGGATGTTTGGTCTGTGGGCGTTATCTTTTTCCAGTGTCTGTATGGAAGAAAG CCTTTTGGCCACAACCAGTCACAACAAGacatcctgcaggagaacaccATACTCAAAGCTACAGACATCCAGTTCCCTGTCAAGCCTGTTTCCAGCAATGAAGCAAAG GCCTTCATTAGGCGGTGCCTGGCATACAGGAAGGAGGACCGCATAGACGTGTACCAGCTCGGAAGCGACCCCTACCTTCTCCCTCACATGCGGAGGTCGAGCTCCTCTGGAAACCTGCAGATGAGCTCTGCCAGCTCCGGACCAGCCTCCTCCAGTATCATCTCATACTGA
- the mettl8 gene encoding mRNA N(3)-methylcytidine methyltransferase METTL8 → MHSLRSVSAASLAKVISRLSTRQKSTGGRPSAPLGSRILTNPDDIFKHNMWDHVQWTEEDKENARQKAQENSSVQIPLNEQGKFDTEADRYWDKFYEMHQNKFFKDRKWLFLEFPELLPPDRKSQETTKRQVDQQTEILLPSGSSIIQHLESGHHQHSVDIPHHRHTSDYQACLGGSLEQNEDVLQTSSFPGQHASFRILEVGCGAGNSVFPIVNSIKETDAFLYCCDFSSRAVQMVKTHPDYDDSVCHSFVHDVREETASFPFPPQSLDVILAVFVLSSIHPERLQGVVNRLSSYLKHGGIFLFRDYGRYDLSQLRFKKGRCLSENFYTRGDGTCVYFFTKEEVHNLFSNAGLEELQNLEDRRLKVNRGKKVAMHRVWMQSKYRKPHPPSSS, encoded by the exons ATGCATTCACTGCGGAGCGTCTCTGCGGCCAGTTTGGCTAAAGTTATCAGCAGATTGTCCACAAGACAGAAGAGCACAGGAGGACGACCTTCGGCTCCACTGGGTTCACGGATTCTGACCAATCCTGACGACATCTTTAAGCACAACATGTG gGATCATGTACAGTGGACggaggaagacaaagaaaatgccCGGCAGAAGGCACAAGAAAATTCCTCTGTACAAATTCCTTTAAATGAACAAG GTAAATTTGACACAGAAGCTGACCGGTACTGGGACAAGTTTTATGAGATGCACCAGAATAAGTTCTTCAAAGATCGCAAGTGGCTGTTTTTAGAGTTCCCAGAACTGCTTCCTCCGGATAGAAAAAGCCAAGAGACGACCAAGCGACAGGTTGATCAGCAGACAGAAATCCTGCTACCTTCTGGATCCAGCATCATCCAGCACCTAGAGAGCGGACACCATCAACACAGTGTTGACATTCCCCATCACAGACACACCTCTGATTATCAGGCCTGTCTGGGAGGATCACTAGAACAAAATGAAGATGTCCTACAGACCTCTTCTTTCCCTGGACAACATGCATCTTTCAGAATCTTGGag GTTGGATGTGGGGCTGGTAACAGTGTATTTCCCATTGTTAATTCCATAAa agaaacagatgcATTTTTATACTGTTGTGACTTCTCTTCACGTGCCGTTCAGATGGTTAAG ACCCATCCAGACTATGACGACTCTGTGTGTCACTCCTTTGTCCATGACGTTCGTGAGGAGACGGCCTCTTTTCCCTTCCCTCCGCAGAGCCTGGATGTTATTCTGGCCGTCTTTGTGCTCTCCTCCATTCATCCGGAGCG ATTGCAAGGAGTCGTGAACCGACTCTCTTCATACCTGAAACATGGAGGGATCTTCCTTTTCCGTGACTATGGGAGATATGACCTCTCACAGCTCAGGTTTAAGAAGG GACGGTGCTTATCGGAAAATTTCTACACACGAGGAGATGGaacctgtgtttattttttcacaaaAG aAGAAGTCCATAATTTATTTTCCAACGCTGGACTGGAAGAACTTCAGAATCTGGAGGACAGACGACTGAAAGtgaacagaggaaagaaagttGCAATGCACCGGGTTTGGATGCAGAGCAAGTACAGGAAGCCACATCCACCTTCGTCATCCTGA
- the dcaf17 gene encoding LOW QUALITY PROTEIN: DDB1- and CUL4-associated factor 17 (The sequence of the model RefSeq protein was modified relative to this genomic sequence to represent the inferred CDS: inserted 1 base in 1 codon), whose protein sequence is MMAPCRRNRAVNAAQLLSRRRRGVTDAGSLIRLNTRILRNILLQDNRDFIKVWSKTSKSTIMYENGKIYFENYRNCYSCLHSEPQVLYKLPKRSKLEKFEDALLCQSPLDKSLASPSDHKPSLLTLTANNWLYRLSAETGKELQRVYLSSNHKFRYLGWEVSQETFYVKSVQNKETPLERQAGITHNTVLHLAIFHVFPLQIVGIVEINRKVFGNGVTDVVLSQGVLAVSHSNKSVKLYSFEHIVKRYMTEKLMLGEHSSLLGGKKVGEAPFGIPVNIKITDCLPVLFEVSCTNNGVQIGGYPWHYIYTPPQKNHKGTHRICSLKDNIMATNGIQNMSCNSLENDSIFFHPDDSGRIIHVGPTTINVLKILDELNSSLPSKVVKDFSMMTLRNINPTSQVTVTSSGRTVKRRFQQLDDDPDQETFRVVEYEDELDLLAVVLTNGEEGEGRAHIRLHDNQSGQLQRRIDLHEPWDETYRHELFFDKDTIVHIEQKNANFCCXVYKLKATGNK, encoded by the exons ATGATGGCGCCGTGCCGGAGAAACAGGGCCGTGAACGCCGCGCAGCTGCTGagccggaggaggagaggtgtcACCGATGCTGGGAGCCTGATCAGACTGAACACGAGGATCCTCCGAAACATCCTCCTCCAG GACAACAGGGACTTCATCAAAGTGTGGAGCAAGACCTCAAAATCGACCATCATGTACGAGAATGGTAAAATCTACTTTGAAAACTACCGGAACTGCTACAGCTG TCTTCACTCAGAGCCTCAGGTTTTGTACAAACTGCCTAAAAGGTCTAAATTGGAGAAATTTGAAGATGCCCTGCTGTGTCAGAGCCCACTT GACAAAAGTTTGGCCTCTCCCTCTGACCATAAACCCAGTCTCTTGACTTTGACAGCCAATAACTGGCTGTATCGCCTTTCAGCTGAAACGGGGAAGGAGCTGCAACGAGTTTACCTCTCTTCAAACCATAAGTTCAG gtaTCTTGGCTGGGaagtttctcaagaaacattttatgttaaatctgttcaaaacaaagaaacacctTTGGAAAGACAA GCAGGTATCACTCACAATACAGTGTTGCACTTGGCCATCTTTCATGTGTTCCCCTTGCAGATTGTAGGCATTGTGGAGATTAACAGAAAG GTATTTGGTAATGGTGTTACCGATGTTGTTTTGTCTCAAGGTGTCCTGGCTGTGTCTCACAGCAACAAATCTGTGAAGCTGTACAGCTTTGAACACATTGTGAAAAGG TACATGACGGAGAAGTTAATGCTTGGAGAGCACAGTTCTCTTCTTGGAGGCAAAAAAGTGGGAGAGGCTCCGTTTGGTATCCCAGTAAACATAAAGATCACAG ATTGTCTTCCTGTGCTTTTCGAAGTGTCCTGCACGAATAATGGAGTCCAGATCGGAGGGTACCCGTGGCACTACATCTATACACCACCGCAGAAAAATCACAAGGGAACTCACCGCATCTGCTCACTCAAGGACAATATTATG GCAACAAATGGAATACAAAACATGAGCTGCAACTCTTTGGAGAATGACAGTATCTTCTTTCATCCTGACGACTCCGGAAGAATCATCCATGTTGGACCAACCACCATCAA TGTCCTTAAAATTCTTGATGAACTGAACAGTAGTTTGCCGTCAAAGGTAGTTAAGGACTTCTCTATGATGACCCTTCGAAATATCAAT CCTACCTCACAAGTCACCGTCACCTCATCAGGCCGCACAGTGAAGAGAAGATTTCAGCAGCTGGATGATGACCCAGATCAAGAG ACTTTCCGTGTGGTGGAATACGAGGACGAGCTGGACCTTTTGGCAGTCGTGCTCACTAAcggtgaggagggagaaggtAGAGCTCACATCCGACTGCATGACAACCAAAGTGGACAGTTACAGCGAAGAATTGATCTGCATGAACCTTGGGATGAG ACGTATCGGCACGAGTTGTTCTTTGACAAAGACACGATTGTTCACATTGAACAGAAGAACGCCAACTTCTGCT ATGTTTACAAACTCAAGGCAACAGGAAATAAGTGA
- the LOC117755381 gene encoding LOW QUALITY PROTEIN: cytochrome b reductase 1 (The sequence of the model RefSeq protein was modified relative to this genomic sequence to represent the inferred CDS: deleted 4 bases in 4 codons), protein MAMENFRQFLVALFAAVLFGVVSIIFVLVWVLQYREGLAWDGALGEFNWHPLLMVTGFIFIQGIAIIVYRLPFTWQCSKLTMKFTHAGLHLVSFILAVISVVAVFDFHNGCKNPNMYSLHSWLGLTAVALYCLQLVLGVGIYLIPITPVYWRAAVMPLHIYSGLFLFTSVVAVALMGITEKLIFGLSDPKYKDLPPEAIFVNVLGLLLVIFGALILWIATRPSWKRPSDQVLNTLHTNGGGEDNTKVGPSLSQLTDGADSETTGDVRKRINKLDRADSLIAE, encoded by the exons ATGGCGATGGAGAACTTCAGGCAGTTCCTGGTCGCTCTGTTCGCCGCCGTCCTCTTCGGGGTTGTCTCCATAATCTTCGTGTTGGTTTGGGTTCTGCAATACAGGGAAGGTTTAGCCTGGGATGGAGCTCTGGGCGAATTCAACTGGCATCCGCTG TTAATGGTCACAGGGTTTATTTTCATTCAAGGAATAG CCATCATTGTCTACAGGCTC CCCTTCACCTGGCAATGCAGCAAACTGACGATGAAGTTCACCCATGCAGGCTTGCACTTAGTGTCCTTCATTCTTGCTGTTATATCTGTGGTGGCCGTTTTTGACTTCCATAATGGTTGCAAAAATCCCAACATGTACAGTCTGCACAGCTGGCTGGGCCTGACAGCTGTCGCACTGTACTGTCTGCAG CTGGTCCTTGGAGTTGGCATATACTTGATACCAATTACTCCGGTATACTGGAGAGCAGCGGTTATGCCCCTCCACATCTACAGTGGTCTATTTCTCTTTACCAGTGTTGTCGCTGTGGCACTCATGGGCATCACAGAGAAACTCATTTTTGGCCT GAGTGACCCAAAGTATAAAGACTTGCCTCCGGAGGCAAtt tttgtgaacgttctggGACTCCTCCTGGTGATTTTTGGagctctgatcctctggatTGCCACTCGACCCTCTTGGAAACGC CCCAGTGACCAGGTCTTGAATACCTTGCATACCAACGGGGGAGGTGAGGACAACACCAAAGTGGGTCCATCCCTGTCTCAGCTGACGGATGGAGCTGATTCTGAGACCACTGGGGATGTCAGGAAGAGGATCAACAAACTAGACAGAGCAGATTCATTGATTGCAGAATAA